The following coding sequences lie in one Glycine max cultivar Williams 82 chromosome 19, Glycine_max_v4.0, whole genome shotgun sequence genomic window:
- the LOC100781507 gene encoding pectinesterase produces MSGKVIISAVSLILVVGVAIGVVVAVNKKGEDPTLQSQQKSVGVICQNTDDQKLCHETLSSVKGMDTADPKAYIAKAVKATMDSVTRAFNMSDRLSTEYGGNDNGTKMALDDCKDLLQSAIESLQLSIDMVHNNNLQAVHNQQADFKNWLSAVISYQQACMEGFDDGKEGEKKIKEQFHTETLDNVQKLTGITLDIVSGLSNILEKFGLKFNLKPASRRLLGKDGLPTWFSAADRKLLGRGWRSRVKPNVVVAQDGTGQFKTVADAIASYPKDNKGRYIIYVKAGVYDEYITVPKSSKNILMYGDGPAKTIITGRKNFVDGVKTMQTATFANTAEGFIAKAMTFQNTAGAEGHQAVAFRNQGDMSALVGCHILGYQDTLYVQTNRQFYRNCVISGTVDFIFGTSSTVIQHSVIIVRKPLDNQFNTVTADGTSQKNMATGIVIQGCNIVPEAELFPTRFQVKSYLGRPWKQFSRTVVMESTVGDFLHPEGWCPWAGEHFEDTLYYAEYNNDGPGANVNGRIKWKGYRGLISREEATQFTPAQFLQAGANGGSDWLKALRVPHALSFMKA; encoded by the exons ATGTCTGGAAAGGTAATTATCTCGGCTGTTTCTCTCATCCTGGTGGTTGGAGTGGCCATAGGTGTGGTGGTGGCCGTCAACAAGAAGGGCGAGGATCCCACACTTCAATCTCAACAAAAATCAGTAGGGGTTATCTGCCAAAACACTGATGACCAGAAGCTCTGCCACGAAACCCTAAGCTCCGTGAAGGGCATGGACACCGCTGATCCAAAGGCTTACATCGCCAAGGCGGTGAAAGCCACCATGGACAGCGTGACCAGGGCCTTCAACATGAGTGATAGGCTCAGTACCGAGTACGGAGGCAACGATAACGGAACCAAGATGGCCCTTGATGATTGCAAGGACCTCTTGCAATCCGCTATCGAGAGCCTCCAACTCAGCATTGACATGGTTCACAACAACAACTTGCAGGCCGTGCATAACCAACAGGCTGACTTCAAGAACTGGCTCAGCGCTGTTATCTCGTACCAACAGGCCTGCATGGAGGGTTTTGACGATGGCAAAGAAGGTGAGAAGAAGATCAAGGAGCAGTTTCATACCGAGACCTTGGACAATGTTCAGAAACTCACTGGCATCACCCTTGACATTGTGAGTGGTTTGTCCAACATCCTCGAGAAGTTCGGGTTGAAGTTTAATCTTAAACCCGCGTCTCGCCGTCTTCTCGGCAAGGATGGGTTGCCCACTTGGTTCTCTGCTGCTGATCGTAAGCTTTTGGGTCGTGGATGGAGATCACGTGTCAAGCCCAATGTTGTGGTTGCCCAGGATGGCACTGGTCAGTTCAAAACCGTTGCCGATGCTATTGCTTCCTACCCAAAGGATAACAAAGGTAGATACATTATCTACGTTAAGGCTGGTGTCTATGACGAGTACATCACCGTTCCCAAGAGTTCAAAGAACATTCTCATGTACGGTGATGGCCCTGCTAAGACCATCATCACCGGTCGCAAGAACTTCGTCGATGGTGTCAAGACCATGCAAACTGCCACTTTCG CCAACACTGCAGAAGGGTTCATTGCCAAGGCAATGACATTCCAGAACACTGCCGGTGCTGAGGGACACCAAGCCGTTGCATTCAGGAACCAAGGAGACATGTCCGCTCTCGTTGGTTGCCACATCTTGGGTTACCAAGACACCTTGTACGTCCAGACCAACAGGCAATTCTACCGCAACTGCGTCATCTCCGGCACAGTCGACTTCATCTTCGGCACCTCCTCCACCGTGATCCAGCACTCCGTTATCATCGTGAGGAAGCCCCTGGACAACCAGTTCAACACAGTCACCGCCGACGGAACATCCCAGAAGAACATGGCTACAGGAATCGTGATCCAGGGTTGCAACATCGTCCCAGAAGCCGAACTTTTCCCTACAAGGTTCCAAGTGAAGTCATACCTTGGAAGGCCATGGAAGCAATTCTCAAGGACGGTTGTGATGGAATCCACCGTGGGTGACTTCCTTCACCCCGAAGGATGGTGCCCATGGGCCGGTGAACACTTCGAAGACACCTTGTACTATGCTGAATACAACAACGATGGACCTGGTGCCAACGTTAACGGAAGGATCAAGTGGAAGGGTTACCGTGGTCTTATTAGCCGCGAAGAAGCTACCCAATTCACCCCTGCCCAGTTCCTACAGGCTGGAGCCAACGGTGGAAGCGACTGGTTGAAAGCTCTCCGTGTTCCTCACGCACTTAGCTTCATGAAGGCTTAA